In Ostrinia nubilalis chromosome 26, ilOstNubi1.1, whole genome shotgun sequence, one genomic interval encodes:
- the LOC135084644 gene encoding neural/ectodermal development factor IMP-L2-like isoform X1 has protein sequence MYHIVLCFAAALVCSSCRAASVNKHLKLLPELENSIEGNGLPTKHSPARRFLSLTKRPHATHAHAPGALLTLTCEALGAPAPSVRWFKNDAPVYEHDTESIEQIDINPTSLARVSSTLLVTRTEDTDEYTCLASSGKKVVRASTIVYSTAGVTPDKTERSKLQPFAPRILVTYKAFVDTIGNSIVLPCKAKGHPRPRVTWKDNNGTFVTRDTKRMKVLRSGELVISSLLWSDMGEWTCQAANIFGTKTASTFLYPALVSRMKQPATEIQSSVNT, from the exons ATGTATCACATAGTCCTTTGTTTCGCCGCGGCGCTAGTGTGCTCGAGTTGTCGCGCCGCCAGCGTCAACAAACACCTGAAATTATTACCTGAACTGGAGAATAGTATAGAAGGCAATG GTCTCCCGACCAAGCACTCTCCCGCGCGCCGCTTCTTGTCGCTCACTAAGCGGCCGCACGCGACTCATGCGCACGCGCCGGGCGCGCTACTCACGCTGACGTGCGAGGCTCTGGGCGCGCCCGCGCCTTCTGTGCGCTGGTTCAAGAACGACGCGCCCGTCTATGAG CACGACACAGAGTCAATAGAGCAGATCGACATCAACCCCACGTCTCTTGCGCGTGTCTCTTCCACGCTGCTAGTGACAAGGACGGAAGACACCGACGAGTATACCTGTCTCGCCTCATCAGGGAAGAAGGTGGTCCGAGCTAGCACGATCGTTTACAGCACTGCAG GAGTAACCCCAGACAAGACCGAGCGCTCCAAGCTCCAGCCTTTCGCCCCTCGGATCCTGGTCACGTACAAAGCCTTCGTGGACACCATAGGCAACTCCATAGTCCTGCCCTGCAAGGCTAAGGGTCACCCGCGACCCCGGGTCACTTGGAAGGACAACAATGGGACCTTTGTGACCAGGGATACTAAGAGGATGAAG GTGCTAAGATCGGGCGAGCTGGTGATATCGTCGCTTCTGTGGAGCGATATGGGCGAATGGACGTGCCAAGCAGCAAATATCTTCGGCACAAAAACCGCCTCTACGTTCTTGTATCCTGCTTTAGTGA gcCGGATGAAACAGCCCGCCACAGAAATTCAATCAAGCGTAAATACTTAA
- the LOC135084644 gene encoding neural/ectodermal development factor IMP-L2-like isoform X2 has translation MYHIVLCFAAALVCSSCRAASVNKHLKLLPELENSIEGNGLPTKHSPARRFLSLTKRPHATHAHAPGALLTLTCEALGAPAPSVRWFKNDAPVYEHDTESIEQIDINPTSLARVSSTLLVTRTEDTDEYTCLASSGKKVVRASTIVYSTAVTPDKTERSKLQPFAPRILVTYKAFVDTIGNSIVLPCKAKGHPRPRVTWKDNNGTFVTRDTKRMKVLRSGELVISSLLWSDMGEWTCQAANIFGTKTASTFLYPALVSRMKQPATEIQSSVNT, from the exons ATGTATCACATAGTCCTTTGTTTCGCCGCGGCGCTAGTGTGCTCGAGTTGTCGCGCCGCCAGCGTCAACAAACACCTGAAATTATTACCTGAACTGGAGAATAGTATAGAAGGCAATG GTCTCCCGACCAAGCACTCTCCCGCGCGCCGCTTCTTGTCGCTCACTAAGCGGCCGCACGCGACTCATGCGCACGCGCCGGGCGCGCTACTCACGCTGACGTGCGAGGCTCTGGGCGCGCCCGCGCCTTCTGTGCGCTGGTTCAAGAACGACGCGCCCGTCTATGAG CACGACACAGAGTCAATAGAGCAGATCGACATCAACCCCACGTCTCTTGCGCGTGTCTCTTCCACGCTGCTAGTGACAAGGACGGAAGACACCGACGAGTATACCTGTCTCGCCTCATCAGGGAAGAAGGTGGTCCGAGCTAGCACGATCGTTTACAGCACTGCAG TAACCCCAGACAAGACCGAGCGCTCCAAGCTCCAGCCTTTCGCCCCTCGGATCCTGGTCACGTACAAAGCCTTCGTGGACACCATAGGCAACTCCATAGTCCTGCCCTGCAAGGCTAAGGGTCACCCGCGACCCCGGGTCACTTGGAAGGACAACAATGGGACCTTTGTGACCAGGGATACTAAGAGGATGAAG GTGCTAAGATCGGGCGAGCTGGTGATATCGTCGCTTCTGTGGAGCGATATGGGCGAATGGACGTGCCAAGCAGCAAATATCTTCGGCACAAAAACCGCCTCTACGTTCTTGTATCCTGCTTTAGTGA gcCGGATGAAACAGCCCGCCACAGAAATTCAATCAAGCGTAAATACTTAA
- the LOC135084644 gene encoding neural/ectodermal development factor IMP-L2-like isoform X3, translated as MYHIVLCFAAALVCSSCRAASVNKHLKLLPELENSIEGNGLPTKHSPARRFLSLTKRPHATHAHAPGALLTLTCEALGAPAPSVRWFKNDAPVYEHDTESIEQIDINPTSLARVSSTLLVTRTEDTDEYTCLASSGKKVVRASTIVYSTAGVTPDKTERSKLQPFAPRILVTYKAFVDTIGNSIVLPCKAKGHPRPRVTWKDNNGTFVTRDTKRMKVLRSGELVISSLLWSDMGEWTCQAANIFGTKTASTFLYPALAG; from the exons ATGTATCACATAGTCCTTTGTTTCGCCGCGGCGCTAGTGTGCTCGAGTTGTCGCGCCGCCAGCGTCAACAAACACCTGAAATTATTACCTGAACTGGAGAATAGTATAGAAGGCAATG GTCTCCCGACCAAGCACTCTCCCGCGCGCCGCTTCTTGTCGCTCACTAAGCGGCCGCACGCGACTCATGCGCACGCGCCGGGCGCGCTACTCACGCTGACGTGCGAGGCTCTGGGCGCGCCCGCGCCTTCTGTGCGCTGGTTCAAGAACGACGCGCCCGTCTATGAG CACGACACAGAGTCAATAGAGCAGATCGACATCAACCCCACGTCTCTTGCGCGTGTCTCTTCCACGCTGCTAGTGACAAGGACGGAAGACACCGACGAGTATACCTGTCTCGCCTCATCAGGGAAGAAGGTGGTCCGAGCTAGCACGATCGTTTACAGCACTGCAG GAGTAACCCCAGACAAGACCGAGCGCTCCAAGCTCCAGCCTTTCGCCCCTCGGATCCTGGTCACGTACAAAGCCTTCGTGGACACCATAGGCAACTCCATAGTCCTGCCCTGCAAGGCTAAGGGTCACCCGCGACCCCGGGTCACTTGGAAGGACAACAATGGGACCTTTGTGACCAGGGATACTAAGAGGATGAAG GTGCTAAGATCGGGCGAGCTGGTGATATCGTCGCTTCTGTGGAGCGATATGGGCGAATGGACGTGCCAAGCAGCAAATATCTTCGGCACAAAAACCGCCTCTACGTTCTTGTATCCTGCTTTA gcCGGATGA
- the LOC135084688 gene encoding uncharacterized protein LOC135084688, producing MPLWQFERSATLMSSRCNDDYYEEATTVAPTHQSKMGRQAPMPGRDQPTRVRVTCIHCWARIGGGRSFQQRVAANLKEPRNATVRCLGVEKMDPRLLVICLADRKPCQGRPECEFGTPAHHHPYEQICDPVSSKNISTEADDTPRAPGRTAGD from the exons ATGCCGCTTTGGCAGTTCGAAAGATCAGCGACTTTGATG TCCTCCAGGTGCAATGATGATTATTATGAGGAAGCAACCACTGTAGCACCAACACACCAAAGCAAGATGGGTCGCCAGGCACCTATGCCGGGACGAGATCAGCCAACCCGCGTACGTGTTACGTGCATACACTGTTG GGCGCGAATCGGCGGGGGGAGATCGTTCCAGCAACGCGTCGCAGCGAACCTGAAGGAGCCACGGAATGCGACTGTTCGATGCCTAGGTGTGGAGAAAAT GGACCCGCGACTGTTAGTCATATGTTTGGCAGACCGAAAACCCTGCCAAGGTCGACCAGAGTGCGAATTTGGTACACCTGCGCACCATCACCCTTACGAGCAAATATGCGACCCCGTCTCGTCCAAGAATATCTCCACTGAAGCCGATGACACTCCTCGCGCACCCGGTAGAACAGCTGGCGATTGA